One region of Bombus affinis isolate iyBomAffi1 chromosome 5, iyBomAffi1.2, whole genome shotgun sequence genomic DNA includes:
- the LOC126916373 gene encoding uncharacterized protein LOC126916373 isoform X1: protein MAFCSGKDKKCICVSQDHHTGTEDIHRWTLPCLCDNQEEPEKPEWQELSTEDSSMSGLVGSLRGLEDNSGNTGQPYRRHSLALSLHSNLAAFPLPNNQEASPFHVVDSARRRFSNVSDVVSRKISHTIRWRTVSASIELTVSQGSSLCAQYIRNRLKRSGIFHRKLGLKRMRSAMLLPGGAIVGEVYPELVSVGAELEKMHPNLFNRVARQIGCGSFSSEQSASEAIADISREMIRNGEMTWSKVIALYAVAGGIAVDCVRQGKPEYLPAIQRGMTDVLEEDLATWIQANGGWSALATRYRPVTKETTWYSRKLIFLFLFTVLLIFMISIFLKFVVL from the exons ATGGCATTTTGTAGTGGTAAAGACAAAAAATGCATCTGCGTGTCTCAAGATCATCATACAGGGACTGAAGATATTCATCGATGGACTTTGCCGTGTCTTTGTGACAATCAGGAAGAG CCTGAAAAGCCTGAATGGCAGGAACTCTCCACGGAGGATTCTTCAATGTCTGGGCTCGTCGGATCTTTACGTGGCTTGGAGGATAATAGTGGGAACACAGGGCAACCGTATCGCAGGCACAGCCTCGCTTTATCTCTCCACTCGAATTTGGCCGCTTTTCCGCTTCCTAACAATCAAGAAGCTTCGCCTTTTCACGTCGTCGATTCAGCACGAAGAAGATTCAGTAATGTCAGCGACGTTGTTTCCAGAAAGATTTCTCATACGATTCGATGGAGAACGGTTTCAGCTTCGATCGAGCTCACAGTATCACAG GGATCGTCGTTATGTGCTCAATATATCCGAAATCGTTTAAAACGATCTGGAATTTTTCACCGAAAGCTGGGTCTGAAAAGAATGAGAAGCGCCATGTTGCTTCCTGGAGGTGCAATCGTTGGTGAAGTTTATCCAGAATTAGTATCAGTTGGAGCTGAACTAGAAAAGATGCATCCAAATTTGTTCAATCGTGTTGCACGACAAATCGGTTGTGGTAGTTTCTCATCAGAACAGTCTGCCAGCGAGGCCATTGCCGATATCTCCAGGGAAATGATCAGGAATGGAGAAATGACTTGGAGCAAAGTGATAGCCCTTTACGCGGTTGCTGGTGGTATTGCCGTAGATTGCGTACGTCAGGGTAAACCCGAGTATTTACCTGCTATACAGAGAG GTATGACGGATGTATTAGAAGAAGACCTTGCAACATGGATACAAGCTAACGGTGGATGG tcGGCTTTAGCAACACGATACAGACCTGTTACAAAAGAAACAACGTGGTATTCACGAaaacttatatttttatttttattcacagTCTTGCTCATTTTTATGATctccatatttttgaaatttgtagttttataa
- the LOC126916369 gene encoding GTPase-activating protein skywalker isoform X3: MLVTQTPSSTDNLPNMLPVLEEEADVDVDDAFPPHVDTTNIVIQPESPTSKKQTLKTFNEVNALLQAGRKREAKMIIRENAWPLNNGIRAQLWPALCNQHAHGKNMLDGFYWDMVNQVFGTTELPEKSIMLPPFVDSTHCLSYHLTRKGRSVADRIVSVLGYACPDITYSPSLYPITALLLHFMPEEECYHCMASLVAAKDKMFITQTKLLYEVTWKTVEQITKKHVKSAAVHLARHCSGSRAERIYMDWMWWILQLLPFQHLVRVMDCFLHEGIKVFYRVAMAIVLLFYKHSSLQNSEWMNEISKNGIDAALSKFCRQTPVTPAKFLRTAFGIRGLSSAYISRVFLRTEMALKSKSVISGSKSLARSRSTDNLPTSQSQVNIQMMSHTLTIREKECEDTYKDRLFTLWSWLPMRITMYQPILLYTTEEHGCSLTTFYVRVEQHEPTLLMIKTCNNEVFGAYCSTRWCERNLKNDKGQRQAYFGTGETFLFSLYPERAKYPWVGMDSSHNDSKVHHSAELFMAADSKMITIGGGDGQAIWMDENIRFGKTDRCSTFNNPPLCASGDFEIRVLEVYGFAGA; encoded by the exons ATGTTAGTCACACAGACACCCTCCTCGACGGACAATCTGCCGAATATGCTGCCGGTACTCGAGGAGGAGGCGGATGTCGATGTCGACGACGCATTCCCGCCGCATGTCGACACGACGAATATCGTCATACAGCCAGAATCGCCCACCAGCAAGAAGCAAACGCTGAAGACCTTCAACGAGGTCAATGCGCTTCTCCAGGCCGGCAGAAAGAGGGAGGCTAAGATGATCATAAGGGAAAACGCGTGGCCATTGAACAACGGGATCAGAGCGCAATTGTGGCCAGCCCTTTGCAACCAACATGCACATGGAAAGAACATGCTCGATGGATTCTATTGGGACATGGTCAATCAAGTATTTGGAACTACAG AGCTACCGGAAAAATCAATCATGCTACCACCGTTCGTGGACAGCACTCATTGCCTGTCGTACCACCTGACGAGAAAAGGCAGGAGCGTTGCGGACAGGATTGTGTCTGTGCTGGGATACGCTTGTCCTGATATCACCTACAGTCCTTCTCTTTATCCCATCACGGCTCTTCTACTTCACTTTATGCCAG AGGAGGAGTGTTATCATTGTATGGCCAGCTTGGTCGCCGCTAAAGACAAGATGTTCATTACGCAAACGAAACTCCTCTACGAGGTTACCTGGAAAACCGTCGAACAAATCACTAAAAAGCACGTG aAATCAGCAGCGGTACATTTGGCGAGGCACTGTTCTGGATCGAGAGCAGAAAGAATTTACATGGATTGGATGTGGTGGATTTTGCAGCTTCTTCCTTTCCAGCATTTAGTCAGGGTCATGGACTGTTTTCTTCACGAAGGCATCAAG GTCTTCTATCGTGTAGCAATGGCTATAGTTTTATTATTCTATAAGCATTCATCGCTGCAAAACTCTGAATGGATgaacgaaatttcgaaaaacgGTATTGACGCTGCTCTGTCGAAGTTTTGCAGACAAACACCG GTAACGCCAGCTAAATTTTTACGTACAGCATTTGGGATACGTGGACTCAGCTCAGCATACATATCAAGGGTATTTTTACGCACAGAAATGGCTCTAAAAAGTAAAAGTGTTATATCGGGATCCAAATCATTGGCTAGATCACGATCCACAGATAATTTGCCGACGAGTCAGTCTCAAGTCAACATTCAGATGATGTCGCACACGCTCACGATACGAGAA AAAGAGTGTGAAGACACATACAAAGACAGG TTATTCACGTTATGGTCCTGGTTGCCTATGCGGATCACCATGTATCAACCAATCCTATTGTATACAACAGAAGAGCATGGTTGTTCTTTGACAACATTTTATGTAAGGGTAGAGCAACATGAACCAACCCTCTTAATGATAAAAACATGTAACAATGAA GTATTTGGTGCCTATTGCTCCACAAGATGGTGTGAACGTAACTTGAAAAATGATAAAGGACAAAGACAAGCTTATTTTGGGACAGGTGAAACTTTCTTATTCAGCTTGTATCCTGAACGAGCAAAATACCCTTGGGTGGGTATGGATTCTTCGCACAATGATTCTAAAGTCCATCATTCAGCTGAACTATTTATGGCGGCAGATTCCAAAATGATAACAATTGGAGGAGG aGACGGTCAAGCGATATGGATGGATGAAAATATAAGATTCGGTAAAACAGATCGGTGCTCTACATTCAATAATCCACCCCTTTGTGCCAGCGGCGATTTTGAGATTAGGGTACTAGAAGTATATGGATTTGCTGGTGCTTGA
- the LOC126916373 gene encoding bcl-2-related ovarian killer protein-like isoform X3, whose protein sequence is MSGLVGSLRGLEDNSGNTGQPYRRHSLALSLHSNLAAFPLPNNQEASPFHVVDSARRRFSNVSDVVSRKISHTIRWRTVSASIELTVSQGSSLCAQYIRNRLKRSGIFHRKLGLKRMRSAMLLPGGAIVGEVYPELVSVGAELEKMHPNLFNRVARQIGCGSFSSEQSASEAIADISREMIRNGEMTWSKVIALYAVAGGIAVDCVRQGKPEYLPAIQRGMTDVLEEDLATWIQANGGWSALATRYRPVTKETTWYSRKLIFLFLFTVLLIFMISIFLKFVVL, encoded by the exons ATGTCTGGGCTCGTCGGATCTTTACGTGGCTTGGAGGATAATAGTGGGAACACAGGGCAACCGTATCGCAGGCACAGCCTCGCTTTATCTCTCCACTCGAATTTGGCCGCTTTTCCGCTTCCTAACAATCAAGAAGCTTCGCCTTTTCACGTCGTCGATTCAGCACGAAGAAGATTCAGTAATGTCAGCGACGTTGTTTCCAGAAAGATTTCTCATACGATTCGATGGAGAACGGTTTCAGCTTCGATCGAGCTCACAGTATCACAG GGATCGTCGTTATGTGCTCAATATATCCGAAATCGTTTAAAACGATCTGGAATTTTTCACCGAAAGCTGGGTCTGAAAAGAATGAGAAGCGCCATGTTGCTTCCTGGAGGTGCAATCGTTGGTGAAGTTTATCCAGAATTAGTATCAGTTGGAGCTGAACTAGAAAAGATGCATCCAAATTTGTTCAATCGTGTTGCACGACAAATCGGTTGTGGTAGTTTCTCATCAGAACAGTCTGCCAGCGAGGCCATTGCCGATATCTCCAGGGAAATGATCAGGAATGGAGAAATGACTTGGAGCAAAGTGATAGCCCTTTACGCGGTTGCTGGTGGTATTGCCGTAGATTGCGTACGTCAGGGTAAACCCGAGTATTTACCTGCTATACAGAGAG GTATGACGGATGTATTAGAAGAAGACCTTGCAACATGGATACAAGCTAACGGTGGATGG tcGGCTTTAGCAACACGATACAGACCTGTTACAAAAGAAACAACGTGGTATTCACGAaaacttatatttttatttttattcacagTCTTGCTCATTTTTATGATctccatatttttgaaatttgtagttttataa
- the LOC126916373 gene encoding uncharacterized protein LOC126916373 isoform X2, whose product MRPDFQLRVQKEEEVLPMPEKPEWQELSTEDSSMSGLVGSLRGLEDNSGNTGQPYRRHSLALSLHSNLAAFPLPNNQEASPFHVVDSARRRFSNVSDVVSRKISHTIRWRTVSASIELTVSQGSSLCAQYIRNRLKRSGIFHRKLGLKRMRSAMLLPGGAIVGEVYPELVSVGAELEKMHPNLFNRVARQIGCGSFSSEQSASEAIADISREMIRNGEMTWSKVIALYAVAGGIAVDCVRQGKPEYLPAIQRGMTDVLEEDLATWIQANGGWSALATRYRPVTKETTWYSRKLIFLFLFTVLLIFMISIFLKFVVL is encoded by the exons ATGAGACCAGACTTTCAATTGCGGGTCCAGAAGGAGGAGGAGGTCCTGCCAATG CCTGAAAAGCCTGAATGGCAGGAACTCTCCACGGAGGATTCTTCAATGTCTGGGCTCGTCGGATCTTTACGTGGCTTGGAGGATAATAGTGGGAACACAGGGCAACCGTATCGCAGGCACAGCCTCGCTTTATCTCTCCACTCGAATTTGGCCGCTTTTCCGCTTCCTAACAATCAAGAAGCTTCGCCTTTTCACGTCGTCGATTCAGCACGAAGAAGATTCAGTAATGTCAGCGACGTTGTTTCCAGAAAGATTTCTCATACGATTCGATGGAGAACGGTTTCAGCTTCGATCGAGCTCACAGTATCACAG GGATCGTCGTTATGTGCTCAATATATCCGAAATCGTTTAAAACGATCTGGAATTTTTCACCGAAAGCTGGGTCTGAAAAGAATGAGAAGCGCCATGTTGCTTCCTGGAGGTGCAATCGTTGGTGAAGTTTATCCAGAATTAGTATCAGTTGGAGCTGAACTAGAAAAGATGCATCCAAATTTGTTCAATCGTGTTGCACGACAAATCGGTTGTGGTAGTTTCTCATCAGAACAGTCTGCCAGCGAGGCCATTGCCGATATCTCCAGGGAAATGATCAGGAATGGAGAAATGACTTGGAGCAAAGTGATAGCCCTTTACGCGGTTGCTGGTGGTATTGCCGTAGATTGCGTACGTCAGGGTAAACCCGAGTATTTACCTGCTATACAGAGAG GTATGACGGATGTATTAGAAGAAGACCTTGCAACATGGATACAAGCTAACGGTGGATGG tcGGCTTTAGCAACACGATACAGACCTGTTACAAAAGAAACAACGTGGTATTCACGAaaacttatatttttatttttattcacagTCTTGCTCATTTTTATGATctccatatttttgaaatttgtagttttataa
- the LOC126916369 gene encoding GTPase-activating protein skywalker isoform X4 — translation MLVTQTPSSTDNLPNMLPVLEEEADVDVDDAFPPHVDTTNIVIQPESPTSKKQTLKTFNEVNALLQAGRKREAKMIIRENAWPLNNGIRAQLWPALCNQHAHGKNMLDGFYWDMVNQVFGTTELPEKSIMLPPFVDSTHCLSYHLTRKGRSVADRIVSVLGYACPDITYSPSLYPITALLLHFMPEEECYHCMASLVAAKDKMFITQTKLLYEVTWKTVEQITKKHVKSAAVHLARHCSGSRAERIYMDWMWWILQLLPFQHLVRVMDCFLHEGIKVFYRVAMAIVLLFYKHSSLQNSEWMNEISKNGIDAALSKFCRQTPVTPAKFLRTAFGIRGLSSAYISRVFLRTEMALKSKSVISGSKSLARSRSTDNLPTSQSQVNIQMMSHTLTIRELFTLWSWLPMRITMYQPILLYTTEEHGCSLTTFYVRVEQHEPTLLMIKTCNNEVFGAYCSTRWCERNLKNDKGQRQAYFGTGETFLFSLYPERAKYPWVGMDSSHNDSKVHHSAELFMAADSKMITIGGGDGQAIWMDENIRFGKTDRCSTFNNPPLCASGDFEIRVLEVYGFAGA, via the exons ATGTTAGTCACACAGACACCCTCCTCGACGGACAATCTGCCGAATATGCTGCCGGTACTCGAGGAGGAGGCGGATGTCGATGTCGACGACGCATTCCCGCCGCATGTCGACACGACGAATATCGTCATACAGCCAGAATCGCCCACCAGCAAGAAGCAAACGCTGAAGACCTTCAACGAGGTCAATGCGCTTCTCCAGGCCGGCAGAAAGAGGGAGGCTAAGATGATCATAAGGGAAAACGCGTGGCCATTGAACAACGGGATCAGAGCGCAATTGTGGCCAGCCCTTTGCAACCAACATGCACATGGAAAGAACATGCTCGATGGATTCTATTGGGACATGGTCAATCAAGTATTTGGAACTACAG AGCTACCGGAAAAATCAATCATGCTACCACCGTTCGTGGACAGCACTCATTGCCTGTCGTACCACCTGACGAGAAAAGGCAGGAGCGTTGCGGACAGGATTGTGTCTGTGCTGGGATACGCTTGTCCTGATATCACCTACAGTCCTTCTCTTTATCCCATCACGGCTCTTCTACTTCACTTTATGCCAG AGGAGGAGTGTTATCATTGTATGGCCAGCTTGGTCGCCGCTAAAGACAAGATGTTCATTACGCAAACGAAACTCCTCTACGAGGTTACCTGGAAAACCGTCGAACAAATCACTAAAAAGCACGTG aAATCAGCAGCGGTACATTTGGCGAGGCACTGTTCTGGATCGAGAGCAGAAAGAATTTACATGGATTGGATGTGGTGGATTTTGCAGCTTCTTCCTTTCCAGCATTTAGTCAGGGTCATGGACTGTTTTCTTCACGAAGGCATCAAG GTCTTCTATCGTGTAGCAATGGCTATAGTTTTATTATTCTATAAGCATTCATCGCTGCAAAACTCTGAATGGATgaacgaaatttcgaaaaacgGTATTGACGCTGCTCTGTCGAAGTTTTGCAGACAAACACCG GTAACGCCAGCTAAATTTTTACGTACAGCATTTGGGATACGTGGACTCAGCTCAGCATACATATCAAGGGTATTTTTACGCACAGAAATGGCTCTAAAAAGTAAAAGTGTTATATCGGGATCCAAATCATTGGCTAGATCACGATCCACAGATAATTTGCCGACGAGTCAGTCTCAAGTCAACATTCAGATGATGTCGCACACGCTCACGATACGAGAA TTATTCACGTTATGGTCCTGGTTGCCTATGCGGATCACCATGTATCAACCAATCCTATTGTATACAACAGAAGAGCATGGTTGTTCTTTGACAACATTTTATGTAAGGGTAGAGCAACATGAACCAACCCTCTTAATGATAAAAACATGTAACAATGAA GTATTTGGTGCCTATTGCTCCACAAGATGGTGTGAACGTAACTTGAAAAATGATAAAGGACAAAGACAAGCTTATTTTGGGACAGGTGAAACTTTCTTATTCAGCTTGTATCCTGAACGAGCAAAATACCCTTGGGTGGGTATGGATTCTTCGCACAATGATTCTAAAGTCCATCATTCAGCTGAACTATTTATGGCGGCAGATTCCAAAATGATAACAATTGGAGGAGG aGACGGTCAAGCGATATGGATGGATGAAAATATAAGATTCGGTAAAACAGATCGGTGCTCTACATTCAATAATCCACCCCTTTGTGCCAGCGGCGATTTTGAGATTAGGGTACTAGAAGTATATGGATTTGCTGGTGCTTGA
- the LOC126916369 gene encoding GTPase-activating protein skywalker isoform X1: MLVTQTPSSTDNLPNMLPVLEEEADVDVDDAFPPHVDTTNIVIQPESPTSKKQTLKTFNEVNALLQAGRKREAKMIIRENAWPLNNGIRAQLWPALCNQHAHGKNMLDGFYWDMVNQVFGTTELPEKSIMLPPFVDSTHCLSYHLTRKGRSVADRIVSVLGYACPDITYSPSLYPITALLLHFMPEEECYHCMASLVAAKDKMFITQTKLLYEVTWKTVEQITKKHVKSAAVHLARHCSGSRAERIYMDWMWWILQLLPFQHLVRVMDCFLHEGIKVFYRVAMAIVLLFYKHSSLQNSEWMNEISKNGIDAALSKFCRQTPVTPAKFLRTAFGIRGLSSAYISRVFLRTEMALKSKSVISGSKSLARSRSTDNLPTSQSQVNIQMMSHTLTIREKECEDTYKDRGAHSPGPRALSMGVYPIQSICSQILDMPDLFTLWSWLPMRITMYQPILLYTTEEHGCSLTTFYVRVEQHEPTLLMIKTCNNEVFGAYCSTRWCERNLKNDKGQRQAYFGTGETFLFSLYPERAKYPWVGMDSSHNDSKVHHSAELFMAADSKMITIGGGDGQAIWMDENIRFGKTDRCSTFNNPPLCASGDFEIRVLEVYGFAGA, encoded by the exons ATGTTAGTCACACAGACACCCTCCTCGACGGACAATCTGCCGAATATGCTGCCGGTACTCGAGGAGGAGGCGGATGTCGATGTCGACGACGCATTCCCGCCGCATGTCGACACGACGAATATCGTCATACAGCCAGAATCGCCCACCAGCAAGAAGCAAACGCTGAAGACCTTCAACGAGGTCAATGCGCTTCTCCAGGCCGGCAGAAAGAGGGAGGCTAAGATGATCATAAGGGAAAACGCGTGGCCATTGAACAACGGGATCAGAGCGCAATTGTGGCCAGCCCTTTGCAACCAACATGCACATGGAAAGAACATGCTCGATGGATTCTATTGGGACATGGTCAATCAAGTATTTGGAACTACAG AGCTACCGGAAAAATCAATCATGCTACCACCGTTCGTGGACAGCACTCATTGCCTGTCGTACCACCTGACGAGAAAAGGCAGGAGCGTTGCGGACAGGATTGTGTCTGTGCTGGGATACGCTTGTCCTGATATCACCTACAGTCCTTCTCTTTATCCCATCACGGCTCTTCTACTTCACTTTATGCCAG AGGAGGAGTGTTATCATTGTATGGCCAGCTTGGTCGCCGCTAAAGACAAGATGTTCATTACGCAAACGAAACTCCTCTACGAGGTTACCTGGAAAACCGTCGAACAAATCACTAAAAAGCACGTG aAATCAGCAGCGGTACATTTGGCGAGGCACTGTTCTGGATCGAGAGCAGAAAGAATTTACATGGATTGGATGTGGTGGATTTTGCAGCTTCTTCCTTTCCAGCATTTAGTCAGGGTCATGGACTGTTTTCTTCACGAAGGCATCAAG GTCTTCTATCGTGTAGCAATGGCTATAGTTTTATTATTCTATAAGCATTCATCGCTGCAAAACTCTGAATGGATgaacgaaatttcgaaaaacgGTATTGACGCTGCTCTGTCGAAGTTTTGCAGACAAACACCG GTAACGCCAGCTAAATTTTTACGTACAGCATTTGGGATACGTGGACTCAGCTCAGCATACATATCAAGGGTATTTTTACGCACAGAAATGGCTCTAAAAAGTAAAAGTGTTATATCGGGATCCAAATCATTGGCTAGATCACGATCCACAGATAATTTGCCGACGAGTCAGTCTCAAGTCAACATTCAGATGATGTCGCACACGCTCACGATACGAGAA AAAGAGTGTGAAGACACATACAAAGACAGG GGTGCACACAGTCCTGGACCGCGTGCTCTGTCAATGGGGGTTTATCCCATACAAAGCATATGCTCCCAGATTCTAGACATGCCTGAT TTATTCACGTTATGGTCCTGGTTGCCTATGCGGATCACCATGTATCAACCAATCCTATTGTATACAACAGAAGAGCATGGTTGTTCTTTGACAACATTTTATGTAAGGGTAGAGCAACATGAACCAACCCTCTTAATGATAAAAACATGTAACAATGAA GTATTTGGTGCCTATTGCTCCACAAGATGGTGTGAACGTAACTTGAAAAATGATAAAGGACAAAGACAAGCTTATTTTGGGACAGGTGAAACTTTCTTATTCAGCTTGTATCCTGAACGAGCAAAATACCCTTGGGTGGGTATGGATTCTTCGCACAATGATTCTAAAGTCCATCATTCAGCTGAACTATTTATGGCGGCAGATTCCAAAATGATAACAATTGGAGGAGG aGACGGTCAAGCGATATGGATGGATGAAAATATAAGATTCGGTAAAACAGATCGGTGCTCTACATTCAATAATCCACCCCTTTGTGCCAGCGGCGATTTTGAGATTAGGGTACTAGAAGTATATGGATTTGCTGGTGCTTGA
- the LOC126916369 gene encoding GTPase-activating protein skywalker isoform X2: MLVTQTPSSTDNLPNMLPVLEEEADVDVDDAFPPHVDTTNIVIQPESPTSKKQTLKTFNEVNALLQAGRKREAKMIIRENAWPLNNGIRAQLWPALCNQHAHGKNMLDGFYWDMVNQVFGTTELPEKSIMLPPFVDSTHCLSYHLTRKGRSVADRIVSVLGYACPDITYSPSLYPITALLLHFMPEEECYHCMASLVAAKDKMFITQTKLLYEVTWKTVEQITKKHVKSAAVHLARHCSGSRAERIYMDWMWWILQLLPFQHLVRVMDCFLHEGIKVFYRVAMAIVLLFYKHSSLQNSEWMNEISKNGIDAALSKFCRQTPVTPAKFLRTAFGIRGLSSAYISRVFLRTEMALKSKSVISGSKSLARSRSTDNLPTSQSQVNIQMMSHTLTIREGAHSPGPRALSMGVYPIQSICSQILDMPDLFTLWSWLPMRITMYQPILLYTTEEHGCSLTTFYVRVEQHEPTLLMIKTCNNEVFGAYCSTRWCERNLKNDKGQRQAYFGTGETFLFSLYPERAKYPWVGMDSSHNDSKVHHSAELFMAADSKMITIGGGDGQAIWMDENIRFGKTDRCSTFNNPPLCASGDFEIRVLEVYGFAGA, encoded by the exons ATGTTAGTCACACAGACACCCTCCTCGACGGACAATCTGCCGAATATGCTGCCGGTACTCGAGGAGGAGGCGGATGTCGATGTCGACGACGCATTCCCGCCGCATGTCGACACGACGAATATCGTCATACAGCCAGAATCGCCCACCAGCAAGAAGCAAACGCTGAAGACCTTCAACGAGGTCAATGCGCTTCTCCAGGCCGGCAGAAAGAGGGAGGCTAAGATGATCATAAGGGAAAACGCGTGGCCATTGAACAACGGGATCAGAGCGCAATTGTGGCCAGCCCTTTGCAACCAACATGCACATGGAAAGAACATGCTCGATGGATTCTATTGGGACATGGTCAATCAAGTATTTGGAACTACAG AGCTACCGGAAAAATCAATCATGCTACCACCGTTCGTGGACAGCACTCATTGCCTGTCGTACCACCTGACGAGAAAAGGCAGGAGCGTTGCGGACAGGATTGTGTCTGTGCTGGGATACGCTTGTCCTGATATCACCTACAGTCCTTCTCTTTATCCCATCACGGCTCTTCTACTTCACTTTATGCCAG AGGAGGAGTGTTATCATTGTATGGCCAGCTTGGTCGCCGCTAAAGACAAGATGTTCATTACGCAAACGAAACTCCTCTACGAGGTTACCTGGAAAACCGTCGAACAAATCACTAAAAAGCACGTG aAATCAGCAGCGGTACATTTGGCGAGGCACTGTTCTGGATCGAGAGCAGAAAGAATTTACATGGATTGGATGTGGTGGATTTTGCAGCTTCTTCCTTTCCAGCATTTAGTCAGGGTCATGGACTGTTTTCTTCACGAAGGCATCAAG GTCTTCTATCGTGTAGCAATGGCTATAGTTTTATTATTCTATAAGCATTCATCGCTGCAAAACTCTGAATGGATgaacgaaatttcgaaaaacgGTATTGACGCTGCTCTGTCGAAGTTTTGCAGACAAACACCG GTAACGCCAGCTAAATTTTTACGTACAGCATTTGGGATACGTGGACTCAGCTCAGCATACATATCAAGGGTATTTTTACGCACAGAAATGGCTCTAAAAAGTAAAAGTGTTATATCGGGATCCAAATCATTGGCTAGATCACGATCCACAGATAATTTGCCGACGAGTCAGTCTCAAGTCAACATTCAGATGATGTCGCACACGCTCACGATACGAGAA GGTGCACACAGTCCTGGACCGCGTGCTCTGTCAATGGGGGTTTATCCCATACAAAGCATATGCTCCCAGATTCTAGACATGCCTGAT TTATTCACGTTATGGTCCTGGTTGCCTATGCGGATCACCATGTATCAACCAATCCTATTGTATACAACAGAAGAGCATGGTTGTTCTTTGACAACATTTTATGTAAGGGTAGAGCAACATGAACCAACCCTCTTAATGATAAAAACATGTAACAATGAA GTATTTGGTGCCTATTGCTCCACAAGATGGTGTGAACGTAACTTGAAAAATGATAAAGGACAAAGACAAGCTTATTTTGGGACAGGTGAAACTTTCTTATTCAGCTTGTATCCTGAACGAGCAAAATACCCTTGGGTGGGTATGGATTCTTCGCACAATGATTCTAAAGTCCATCATTCAGCTGAACTATTTATGGCGGCAGATTCCAAAATGATAACAATTGGAGGAGG aGACGGTCAAGCGATATGGATGGATGAAAATATAAGATTCGGTAAAACAGATCGGTGCTCTACATTCAATAATCCACCCCTTTGTGCCAGCGGCGATTTTGAGATTAGGGTACTAGAAGTATATGGATTTGCTGGTGCTTGA